The following are from one region of the Planctomycetota bacterium genome:
- a CDS encoding UvrD-helicase domain-containing protein, with translation MEHGGLPDTADDPSATLLRGLTPEQRDAVLCTEGPLLVLAAAGSGKTRVITRRIAHLVSCGVPAWNILALTFTNKAAAEMRERVLTLLGGAEDRRARGLTVTTFHALCARLLRRFAPEAGLSAEFSIMNSDDQASLCKKAIEACQLATSNFPPRSVLSAISRAKNDLLDAEAYAARAREWNTKNIARIFAEYTRLMRQANAVDFDDLLVLTAKLLRDNASVRGECQSRWRYLLVDEYQDTNHAQFVIASMIAGDGRPRAGSSPDGAACAAAPNICVVGDPDQSIYGWRGADLGNILEFEEHYAGCRVITLGENFRSTAPILALADALIRHNQRRKHKPLFTRRPGGENPEAVLCRDEGHEASLVADWLARRHEAGAAWREMAVFYRTNSLSRVMEDALRTRGVPYTIARGTAFFEREEVRTALAYLRVVANGADDVSLARIINTPTRGIGKTTFDALEAFAGAARVPALQALRRAGEVPGLGARAVPAIGRFLEMLDAWTGGGTFMGQTVAVSLTDLVDRVIRESGLRDMYAKQAQTSGSDADAQRVDNLDELVSSARQFEMEYDPTSDAALAPGIQSAPPLLALLRAYLESVALVADADAVDPAQGSVTLMTLHAAKGLEFDSVAMIGLEEGMLPHSRAFESDADLEEERRLCFVGITRAMRRLLLTSAKYRTHRGVPDRTVPSRFLGELPREFLAIADQSDAFEGLDPAWRGDEDEGEGHPSRRVGPTGTIPPRPPGPRPTPSVPFQVGERVRHPQFGVGEVVSITPGAQARATVKFRDLGVKTLILEYARLVPVR, from the coding sequence ATGGAGCACGGAGGCCTCCCGGACACCGCGGACGACCCCAGCGCGACGCTGCTGCGCGGGCTGACGCCCGAGCAGCGCGACGCGGTGCTGTGCACCGAGGGCCCGCTGCTCGTGCTCGCGGCGGCGGGGTCGGGCAAGACACGGGTCATCACCCGGCGCATCGCGCACCTCGTGTCGTGCGGCGTGCCGGCGTGGAACATCCTGGCGCTGACGTTCACGAACAAGGCGGCGGCCGAGATGCGCGAGCGCGTGCTGACGCTGCTGGGCGGCGCGGAGGACCGCCGGGCCCGCGGGCTCACGGTCACGACGTTCCACGCGCTGTGCGCGCGCCTGCTGCGTCGGTTCGCGCCCGAGGCGGGATTGAGCGCGGAGTTCTCGATCATGAACAGCGACGACCAGGCGTCGCTGTGCAAGAAGGCAATCGAGGCGTGCCAGCTCGCGACGAGCAACTTCCCGCCCCGCAGCGTGCTGTCGGCGATCTCTCGCGCCAAGAACGATCTGCTCGACGCGGAGGCGTACGCGGCGCGGGCGCGCGAGTGGAACACGAAGAACATCGCGCGCATCTTCGCCGAGTACACCCGCCTCATGCGCCAGGCCAACGCCGTGGACTTCGACGATCTTCTCGTGCTGACGGCCAAGCTGCTGCGCGACAACGCGAGCGTGCGGGGCGAGTGCCAGTCGCGGTGGCGGTACCTGCTCGTCGACGAGTATCAGGACACGAACCACGCCCAGTTCGTCATCGCGTCGATGATCGCCGGGGATGGCCGGCCGCGCGCGGGGTCGTCGCCGGACGGCGCGGCCTGCGCCGCGGCCCCGAACATCTGCGTCGTCGGCGACCCCGACCAGTCGATCTACGGCTGGCGCGGGGCGGACCTGGGCAACATCCTGGAGTTCGAGGAGCACTACGCGGGATGCCGCGTGATCACGCTGGGCGAGAACTTCCGCTCGACCGCGCCGATCCTGGCGCTGGCCGATGCGCTGATCCGGCACAACCAGCGGCGCAAGCACAAGCCGCTGTTCACGCGCCGGCCCGGGGGCGAGAACCCCGAGGCGGTGCTCTGCCGCGACGAGGGGCACGAGGCCTCGCTCGTCGCCGACTGGCTGGCCCGCCGGCACGAGGCCGGCGCCGCGTGGCGCGAGATGGCCGTGTTCTACCGCACGAACTCGCTCTCGCGCGTGATGGAAGACGCCCTCCGCACGCGGGGCGTGCCGTACACCATCGCGCGCGGTACCGCGTTCTTCGAGCGCGAGGAGGTCCGCACCGCCCTGGCCTACCTCCGCGTCGTCGCGAACGGCGCGGATGACGTCTCGCTCGCCCGCATCATCAACACGCCCACGCGGGGAATCGGCAAGACAACGTTCGACGCGCTCGAGGCCTTCGCGGGCGCGGCACGCGTCCCCGCGCTCCAGGCGCTGCGCCGGGCGGGCGAGGTCCCGGGGCTGGGGGCCAGGGCCGTGCCGGCGATCGGGCGATTCCTCGAAATGCTCGACGCGTGGACGGGCGGGGGCACGTTCATGGGCCAGACGGTCGCGGTGTCGCTCACGGATCTGGTGGACCGGGTGATCCGCGAGTCGGGCCTGCGCGACATGTACGCGAAGCAGGCGCAGACGAGCGGGAGCGACGCCGACGCGCAGCGCGTGGACAACCTCGACGAGCTCGTGTCGTCGGCGCGCCAGTTCGAGATGGAGTACGACCCGACATCCGACGCCGCCCTCGCCCCGGGCATCCAGAGCGCCCCCCCGCTGCTCGCGTTGCTGCGCGCGTACCTGGAGAGCGTCGCGCTCGTCGCGGACGCCGACGCGGTGGACCCCGCGCAGGGCAGCGTCACGCTCATGACGCTGCACGCGGCGAAGGGGCTGGAGTTCGACAGCGTGGCGATGATCGGGCTGGAGGAGGGAATGCTGCCCCACAGCCGTGCGTTCGAGAGCGACGCCGACCTGGAAGAGGAACGGCGCTTGTGCTTCGTGGGCATCACCCGCGCGATGCGCCGACTGCTGCTGACGAGCGCGAAGTACCGCACGCACCGGGGCGTGCCCGACCGCACGGTGCCCAGTCGCTTCCTGGGCGAACTGCCGCGCGAGTTCCTCGCGATCGCCGATCAGTCCGACGCGTTCGAGGGGCTGGACCCCGCGTGGCGGGGCGACGAAGACGAGGGCGAAGGACACCCATCGCGCCGTGTCGGGCCGACGGGCACCATCCCGCCCCGCCCGCCGGGCCCGCGCCCGACGCCGAGCGTGCCCTTCCAGGTGGGCGAGCGCGTCCGCCACCCGCAGTTCGGCGTGGGCGAGGTCGTGTCGATCACGCCGGGCGCGCAGGCCCGCGCGACCGTCAAGTTCCGCGACCTGGGCGTCAAGACGTTGATCCTCGAGTACGCGCGGCTCGTGCCGGTGCGCTGA
- a CDS encoding universal stress protein — protein MLVSEKRPRNLSWLHAGPLLFGDWGTSRLYVLGLSFYYTAHASLFYLLVMSVIMAGVAWGYTVVCRSFPDGGGVYSAARRISPLLSVVAATLLLCDFIVTAALSAIEGFHYLGVQSQAMVVICAMGTMGVLGALNWFGAKAAGRFALVIAIAAIGASAVIGALCIPLLPEGLRVAKFNVEGIDTTWDRWESLVRIVLALSGVEAVASMTGLMKEPVPKTAKRTIWPVLLEVVILNTIFCIAINALPGRIDTDVPDYVKYEQRMDLSSDLTPRPDATPEEVAAFEGERERLAEVKEYRQTAVKVLGDYSGSRLFGPTFGNAVAIASGIVFGLLLLSAANTAILAMVSVFYALGQDNELPRGLTRLNYSGVPWVGLLLAAGLPALVLLFVHDDKALAELYAIGVVGAIAINMACCAANRELVMTRLERAGLWGLAVLMSAIELTIIVAKPHATVFAGSIVAVVLGARYVVHARRPKAGVEPLPTPEAGWLAEIRSAEVRLEGGRPRIMLAARGRGNAEFAVDLARRRNAILFVIYVRTLRVIDVRPGQMPTIENDAQAQEALGTVAVLAKQAGVPIVPIYVTSPEIADEILDYTVTFGCDTLIMGKTRRGVFSRAVAGDVLATVSAHLPEGITLVTRAATGPDGARHEEPSVAGAPPATTLPPTTPATPRRPDAPAGDDDDIASPS, from the coding sequence GCTCGTTTCTGAGAAACGCCCGCGGAACCTGAGCTGGCTGCACGCGGGCCCCCTGCTGTTCGGGGACTGGGGAACGAGCCGCCTGTACGTGCTGGGGCTGTCGTTCTACTACACCGCCCACGCGTCGCTGTTCTACCTGCTGGTGATGTCGGTGATCATGGCGGGGGTGGCCTGGGGGTACACGGTCGTCTGCCGGAGTTTTCCGGACGGGGGCGGGGTGTACTCGGCGGCGCGACGGATCAGCCCGCTGTTGAGCGTGGTGGCGGCGACGCTGCTGCTGTGCGACTTCATCGTGACGGCGGCGCTCTCGGCGATCGAAGGGTTTCACTACCTGGGCGTGCAGAGCCAGGCGATGGTGGTGATCTGCGCGATGGGCACTATGGGGGTGCTGGGCGCGCTGAACTGGTTCGGGGCCAAGGCCGCGGGACGGTTCGCGTTGGTGATCGCGATCGCGGCGATCGGGGCGTCGGCGGTGATCGGGGCGTTGTGCATCCCCCTCCTGCCCGAGGGGCTGCGGGTGGCGAAGTTCAACGTCGAGGGGATCGACACCACCTGGGACCGGTGGGAGAGCCTGGTGCGGATCGTGCTGGCGCTGTCGGGGGTCGAGGCGGTCGCGAGCATGACGGGGCTGATGAAGGAGCCGGTGCCGAAGACCGCCAAGCGCACGATCTGGCCGGTGCTGCTGGAGGTCGTGATCCTCAACACGATTTTCTGCATCGCGATCAACGCGCTGCCGGGGCGGATCGACACCGACGTCCCGGACTACGTGAAGTACGAGCAGCGGATGGATCTCTCGAGCGACCTGACGCCCCGCCCCGACGCGACGCCCGAGGAGGTCGCGGCGTTCGAGGGCGAGCGCGAGCGCCTGGCAGAGGTGAAGGAGTATCGCCAGACGGCGGTCAAGGTGCTCGGCGACTACTCGGGCTCGCGCCTCTTCGGCCCGACGTTCGGCAACGCGGTGGCGATCGCGTCGGGGATCGTGTTCGGGCTGCTGCTGCTGTCGGCGGCGAACACGGCCATTCTGGCGATGGTCTCGGTCTTTTACGCGCTGGGGCAGGACAACGAACTGCCGCGCGGCTTGACGAGGCTGAACTACTCGGGCGTGCCGTGGGTGGGGCTGCTGCTGGCGGCGGGGCTGCCGGCGCTGGTGCTGCTGTTCGTGCACGACGACAAGGCGCTGGCCGAGTTGTACGCGATCGGCGTGGTGGGCGCGATCGCGATCAACATGGCGTGCTGCGCCGCGAACCGCGAGTTGGTGATGACGCGCCTGGAGCGCGCGGGGCTGTGGGGGCTCGCGGTGCTGATGAGCGCGATCGAACTGACGATCATCGTCGCCAAGCCGCACGCGACGGTCTTCGCGGGCTCGATCGTCGCGGTGGTGCTGGGCGCGCGGTACGTCGTGCACGCGCGCCGCCCGAAGGCGGGGGTCGAGCCCCTGCCCACCCCAGAGGCGGGATGGCTCGCGGAGATCCGCTCGGCCGAGGTGCGCCTGGAGGGCGGACGCCCGCGGATCATGCTGGCGGCCCGCGGGCGGGGCAACGCCGAGTTCGCCGTGGACCTGGCCCGCCGGCGCAACGCGATCCTGTTCGTGATCTACGTGCGCACGCTGCGCGTCATCGACGTGCGCCCCGGGCAGATGCCCACCATCGAGAACGACGCGCAGGCGCAGGAGGCGCTGGGCACGGTGGCGGTGCTGGCGAAGCAGGCGGGCGTGCCGATCGTGCCGATCTACGTCACGTCGCCCGAGATCGCCGACGAGATCCTCGACTACACGGTGACGTTCGGGTGCGACACGCTGATCATGGGCAAGACGCGCCGGGGCGTGTTCTCGCGGGCCGTCGCGGGCGACGTGCTCGCGACGGTGAGCGCCCACCTGCCCGAGGGCATCACGCTGGTCACGCGCGCCGCGACCGGGCCCGATGGTGCGCGGCACGAGGAGCCGAGCGTCGCGGGGGCCCCGCCGGCGACGACTCTGCCGCCGACGACGCCCGCCACGCCCCGGAGGCCGGACGCGCCCGCGGGCGATGACGACGACATCGCGTCGCCCAGCTAG